The sequence below is a genomic window from Haladaptatus sp. R4.
CCTGTCGAGTACGCCTCGACGATATACGCTGTACACCCTCTTGGAGTGGGACCGAATCTCGCTGGACGAACTGGCCGACGTGCTCACGGGGTGGCTGTACGCGAGCGAATATCGGATGGCGACGGCCGAGGACCGCGAGCAGTTGCTGGCCGAACTCCAGCGACAACACATCCGTATGCTACGCAAGTCGGGACTCGTCGACTACGATCCGCGTGAAGAACTGCTCGTCAAGCCCGAATTCTCCCCGTCCGTCACTCGACTACTACACTGGGCGCTGAAAAACGAGTATGGGAATTGAGCGAAGGAAAAGGAGCGGAACTACCGATGAACTTCCGGGAAGCCATCGATGCGGTCGAGCGGGAACGAAAGACGCTCGTAGTGTACAGTAGTGACTCGAATACGGACCTCGTAGAGCAGTTCGAGACGAAAAACGTCACGGTGCAGTACAAACGGCTTCGGAGCGTCGGACCGAACGAATTCCTCGTCATCCGGGACGAGGACGGGTTTCAGGGAGCGATCGGGGTGACCGCGCTTCGTGAATTTCTCACCCCGCCGGTTCTCGTCCCGTGGCACGATGATTTCGATCCGTCCTCGTTCCGCGACCTGCGAACGCTTCTCGATGAAACCCTGTTCACGTCGTTCGACCGACGGCAGATGTTGGCGACCAGCCGCGAAATCGAGGACCGCGCGTGGCGTATCGCCGTCGGTTCCTTACACGTCGGATTTCAGGCGTTCTCGGCGTTTCAGGATCAGATGGACCTCTATCGCCGACTCGCGTCGGAGACGAACCTGGATATTCACATCTACGGACGTGCGGACTGGAAACCACCTCGGATACCCAACACGACGTTTTGTGCCAGAACGGAGGGTGAGATCGGACGGGTGTGGTTCCTCGTCTACGACGGTGGCGGCGACGACGATCAGAAATGCGCGCTGGTCGCCGAGGAACGTGATGACGGCGAATTCTTCGGATTCTGGACGTACAACCCGACGACGGTGAACGAGTTGCTCGACCATCTCGTGGAAACCTACGGTTGACGAGGCTCACTCGTCGGTTGCGATCACCGCTACACGTATCGCGCCGAGAACTCCCAACGGGGCGAAGATAGACACTCCGAGAACCGTCCCGAGCGCGACGTGGAGTTCGGGTCCACCGTACGAGGCGAGCGAGTCGAGCATCGGAACGCTCCCAACCCAGTACTGGAGCGTCCCGATGATTCCCGCAAAGACGACGACCGACAGGGTGTTCCCGGCGACCGAGTCGTAGCTTCGCCGAATCGCCGTACCCATCGAGCTACCACGAACCAGCAACACCGGGACGGCGAACAGTCGGGCCGAGATGAACGCGACGAGCAGTACGCCGACGAGCAGAGCGACGAAGCCGAGCATCGCTGCTATCGCGCCGACCGCCCAGACGAGACCGGACAGACAACATTGAAAGACGACGAGCGACGCGACGCTTCGAACGGAGATGGAATCGCCATCCGAACGGGTCACGAGGGCGACAACCGCGGTTGCGATCGCTATCTGGGTGACGAGCCAGACGGCGGCGACTTCCGCCATGATCGGGAGCCGAAGCCCCAAAATCGCGCCAATCGGTCGGGTAACGAGGGAGGAGTCACCGGGATACAACAGCACGACGAAATGGGCGAGTCCCATCCGAGCGACGGTGGCGACCTGCGTCGCCACCGGGTCGCGGAGTCGGACGACGTTACAGGCGGCGAGCACGACGCTCGTCACCAGAAACGGCACGGCGAGCGAGGGACGCGAGCGAATGTCCCGCAGGGCACCCACGAGCAATCCCAAGGCCGTGATGGAGTCGTCGGGCGGCGAATCGGAACCGACGTGATCGATCCCGGTGCCGTGGACCTGCTCGTCTCGGCTCATCGGGACGCCTCCAATGCGTACAGTTCGAACCCGTCCGTGAAGACGACCATCTCGGCACCGACTGCCGGTGGTGACGGAGCTTTTTCGGTCTCGAATTTCCACCGTTCGTCTCCAGTCTTCGCGTCGAGTGCGAGGAGGGCCCGCGAATCGGGGACGTAGACCGTGTCGCCCGCGACGACGGGCGTTCGCTTGTACTCGCCGACCGGCTTCTCCCATCGAGTCGTTCCCGAGCGTGGGTCAAGCGCGAGGAGGAGGTCCCCGTCGTCCCGTGTGGTCTGGACGTACACCGTCTCGTCGGTGACGGTCGGTGTTCCCTGTATCTTCGCGTACTTTCCGTCGCCGGTGAGGTGACGGAGCCACCGACGTTTCCCGGTCTTCCTGTCGAAGGCGATGGCGTAGTCGTCACGCGTTCCGTACACGCCGTGATCGGCGGCGGTCACGTACCCCCACGTGAGCACTTCTTTGAACGGTTGACGTCGCCAGCGAACGTCCCCTGTTTCGGCGTCGAGCGCGGCGAATTCGTTGACCCACGTCGCGATGTAGACGACGCCGTCGTAGACGGAGACTCGTGAGGACAGGCCGTCAGACCGATAGCGCCACCGTTCCCGTCCGTCGCTCGGGTCGAGCGCGCGCACGCTACTCTCGACACCTGTATCGTGTGGAACGAAGACGTGTCCATCGGCGACGACCGGCGAGACGGCGTCGCCGCTCGGCAACAACGACTGGATGAACGACGACTTCGGTTCGGGCGTTCGCCAGCGAAATCGGAGGTCACCGCGCGGGCCGGTGCCCGGATTGACGCCGTAAACCCGACGCCCG
It includes:
- a CDS encoding PQQ-binding-like beta-propeller repeat protein; this encodes MTDPRPPNDSPPQKRPPTPSRRRFLGLTSTAVFGTLGGCSALYPAASRPISADDWPLVGYDSAGTAYKPDGLSLRAKPAVRWKRTLPNVTGRSPTPLIYDGTVYSTAGSFLTVHATDGTTQTHRRKPFGATPAIATKTAYRNETVVSTDGRRVYGVNPGTGPRGDLRFRWRTPEPKSSFIQSLLPSGDAVSPVVADGHVFVPHDTGVESSVRALDPSDGRERWRYRSDGLSSRVSVYDGVVYIATWVNEFAALDAETGDVRWRRQPFKEVLTWGYVTAADHGVYGTRDDYAIAFDRKTGKRRWLRHLTGDGKYAKIQGTPTVTDETVYVQTTRDDGDLLLALDPRSGTTRWEKPVGEYKRTPVVAGDTVYVPDSRALLALDAKTGDERWKFETEKAPSPPAVGAEMVVFTDGFELYALEASR
- a CDS encoding DICT sensory domain-containing protein, with protein sequence MSEGKGAELPMNFREAIDAVERERKTLVVYSSDSNTDLVEQFETKNVTVQYKRLRSVGPNEFLVIRDEDGFQGAIGVTALREFLTPPVLVPWHDDFDPSSFRDLRTLLDETLFTSFDRRQMLATSREIEDRAWRIAVGSLHVGFQAFSAFQDQMDLYRRLASETNLDIHIYGRADWKPPRIPNTTFCARTEGEIGRVWFLVYDGGGDDDQKCALVAEERDDGEFFGFWTYNPTTVNELLDHLVETYG